The nucleotide sequence CCATCAGGGGCCACATCGATATTGATTTTCCTGGCAAGACACACTTATCTATATATTGGTCTCCATTAGGGCTAACAGATAGGTTAAGGCACCACtctaaacagcagcagatcagCCTTCAAGTAAAGATGAAATTGGGCCCAGTGTCAATTTATCTTGTATTACTCCAAAATTGGGGCAAGAGGGGGCAATAGAGTCAATGACACCGTAGGCCTCAAGGGTCTTCAGTTTTGTATAATTTTTGGAGATggcatttaaatgttattatcAATATAGACTCAGTTGCTAGTTTATTATTAGgcacacctagctaaaactaatgcagtctaacacaacagtcctggattattattattataaagagttaATTTTATAATGTAGCCTACCCACATTGATATAAATGTGGTAGTCAAAATAAGTATCTGGATTAATCACAAGCAAAATTATTAGTTTCCAATCAAGTCAGCAGAGAAACTGACCATGTTTAATTATGTTGAAATGGCCCAGTTGAAAGTTTGGGATCAAATCTTTCTCAACAGTCACTGATCACGAGCTGTAGACCTCTAACACAACCATTATGATGTGGCCATATCATCTGAAAGCTCtcaaaatgagaaagaaagaaaggccaACTTCATAGTAGTTTCATAGTCACCATCTTCACCCAATGTTCTTCTCATGTCATTTGCTGTAGATATATGAGCTTTAAGTTTCAATTTTGGCTtcagatggtaaaaaaaaaaagaaaaaagaaaaaaaaggactgAGGTGAGGGGATGAATGTGTCAATGGATTACCACAGAGACagtaaaaaaggcaaaaaacaatgaattgaaagttatttaattaaaaaagtaagttaatttaaagaaaaaaatatacatgttaAAATGATAAAGGACTGAGAGAAGATTGGACAAGTAAGTTTCTTTTTAacagtacaaaaacatacacaagtaACAAGTAAAGTATTTTCATTCCTTCTCTATTAgctaattttgtatttttctgccAGATGGGGCTAGCTTTGTGTTATCGCTCATGTCTCCATCCCAGCCcggaggacagctgatgaaggcTAAAGAGGGAATTAGCTACCCACTCAAAGGCTTTGCTCTGATCCTTCAGGTCAGTATTTGGTCCCTCCAGAATCAGGACAACAGGACAGAGTAACACTAGTTTGCACGGATTTGGGCAGATTTAAAATCAAAAGGGGAGGGGGTCTAATGCATGCATTGGACATAGACACATGAGCCAGAATCTATGGGTGCACCACAGTGGAGGAAAAGTCCCAAGTAAGGGAGCTCCCTTGGTAGTTTTGTCTCCTGAGGGGCAGTTGGAGGGAACAATTTGAGATTTTAAGCCTGAAATATTCTTTCCCTTAAGTGGCAGCCAATCCCAACTTAATGCACATCAATGAATACCCTTTActgcaacataaaaacataaaaattctAAAAATGTTTGGAGTCGTTTTAAAATAACCAGTCGAACAGAAGAtatatttgtgcatttgtgtgtaacTTTCAagctgtatattatatatattaatttagaAAACATATCTGTTATATGGAGTCAAACCTTTTTCATTCTGAAACAGCTTATGGATAATATTAAGTACTCTTATGCATTATGTTTCATGCAAACTAACAAGTATTCAATGTTTCTACTGTATTCTTGTTAGGGTAAAAAggtttttgaaacattttaggATCATCATGGGACAGTAAACTCAACTAAAACCCATGCTAAAGATCTCAGTCTACATGTTGAGTGGGTTAGTGATGCCTGgtcttgtttttattacatgGGTATAATAGGAGATATATTgcttattttaaataaataaacaaatacataaataaatgacaccaCAGAATAAAGGTCTGATGTTTGCTCTATGGTCCTGGAGAGAATGCCATCATACTGTAAGAGTAGTAGATCTCATTAACCATCTAGAAACCAATATTTAAGAAAAGGCTGATAAATAAAAGGTGCTCTTGCAGTTTACATGCTCAGTCTTACAGACAGTCTTTTACAGCCaggacacacaaaaacaaaaagagaagtcAAACGTGAGAATTATAGAAGCACATCATCAGAATTATTGCAACTGGATTTCACCAGGAATGctcagataaaataaaaattgggAAGACATATTTCTCATgcccattttgttttgtgttgtattgCCTTTTTATGTATGAGACTGGACTGTCTTTCTTCCAGCAGATGGCGATAGTGTATAAGGAAAATCATTTTATAGAAGCTCAACCATGGGAAACTGTGATAGGTCAATTAGGCTATCAGTATTATCAGTATAGCAGCAATCTATCAAAAATGAGTAACTCACTGGTAAAAGCCTTTCTTATGAGATAAATTCTTCATATCATAAAATGTAAGACAGGTGCCTGAAGTGACATTCTAAGGCAAACAGGGCAAGACTGACAGGAGTGAACTTGTGGCATGCagacaaataaaacagtgatGACTGTGTTAGATCAATCACTTCACACTTGGATTTACTTAAGATGGGGACCGCACAGTAAGGTAATGCACGTATTGGCAGGGCTGCACATGTATGTCAGCACAATAAACTAGAGTACAGCTGTCTATATTGGATGGATTAACTTGTCTTTAACCCTTTTGTGCAACCAATCAGATCATATTATTGCTGTCAGCAACAAATTAGACAAATCTAATTAAATTCAGACCAGTCACAAAAAGAAATTTGTGAAGTCAGCCTGGGAGTCTAAATCTAATCTTATTTGGTTTTTCATATACAGTGTTTCTCAGCCACATGACGCAttacaaaacaaagtaaaactgtATGTAGGCTATTTGTAGCCCCTTGTGCAGACATAACTGTGCACAATAGGGATTTTTGACGTGTCCAATTCATTGACCCTTCTTACAGGTTCTTTACTGAAGATTAAAATTATGATAATATAGCCTGAATTGAATGAGCCAAGTAAGATGTAAATTGTGAAAATCACAATCAGAAATATATGTCAGATATTTGTCCCAATAGTTCGTTTTcaatttatttcacaaaaaatactAACCTCATCACTGAGAACAGTTGTCTGTAGTTCACAACAACAAGCGTCACCATGACCCACGGTATGTATTTAGTCGACGGAGACTGAACAGACTATCCAGCTATTATATCCAGTAAAGCCTGAATAATAACATTCACTACAATGAAATGTGACAACCGCGTAAGACAGGATGTGTGTTAACAAAGGCTAATCAATCAACACCATGTTCAACAGTGCAAAAATAGACCAGGTTGTTTCTTCTGTGTGCCCATAATATGCCAGTGTTTCTAATTTTGCAACAATTAACGCCACtactcttacctgtagtgctatttatccatctagattgttttggtgtgaagtgcagagttttggagatatcggccatagaaaTGTCTGCAGTTATTCAAGAAAATCAAAcaagatttgttgtgagcaatttcatgtagaaactatttactttctaccaatagttcctacatgaaactgctcacaacaaatctgtggattaccttgagtaactgggtcataaTTTCTGGAAAGAATGCAGACATCTccacagccgatatctccaaaactctgcaactcacaccaaaacaatctatgGATCGATGGATAAATAGccctacaggtaagaggaaaaatatgtatttttgattttggggtgaactgtccctttaagggaAATTAAATGGGATAAAAGATCACGTGTTTGCATTTAGGAAGTCATTGTTTAGTTCTTATATTTGGGGCCAGTAGTATGTGACACACACAACTAACAAATCTTTGGAATATGCTCAGCAGTAATGCCTTAATCAAAATGACAGCAATTCATTTAAAGGAGAAAGGTTTCTGATAAAACACATCTGTGGATGCACATCACTGCTGGGTTCATCTGATTGGGTGGACAAATTTCAAGACACCTAATGTTATGCTAATCACAGTAACGCTATTCTTTGAGACTGAAATACTACATACTATAAGGATGGCACATTATATTTCCTAGAGTTGATGTGGAGTTGCTTATGCCCCTGCAACACACACCTATAGAGACCTATGACTTACGAGACCTTTTACACAACAGACATCTTGAGCTGTcttagcaggaaaagcacaggtgtaactgatagcattaataatggctgcattccatttaggtttTTCCTGGTATTGTGAATGCTGGTTCACTGGCTCAACGCTTGAAAGGAACAGAGCAGTCATCAGCGTcattaaaaacacctgtgtttttcctgtaatACATTATAATGTGCCCTGAAAATCGTCTATTGATGCTGCTTGTTCAAAACGACAGTATACTTAGTATATTACATATTAAAAGACTATATTGCCGCGATGCAATTTCTCATATAGTTGCGtgttatttataatataatataatgataaCGCAATATGTGAAGGGGACATTTGCTAATAACCCTGACGTTACACAGAAAGTTCATAATGCTAAGATAATGCGTTGGAAGCTGGAGTTACATTGGCAGTAATTGAATTATCTATAGCATAAAGTTAGGAGAGGCTAATTTCCTTTCTGagtcatattttttaaacattatattGAGCTCGCCTCATGCTGGCAAATCTTTTTCAAGAAGTTCCTTGTGATGCAACTGGCATGGCGTACATTGGCGCCACAGAACTAGCTAACGTTATTAGCCACGTCTGTGAATTCAACATGGTCACAAAGCATCACCTTTGCCAAACTTTTGGGAAActattaaaagtgtttttttttttacccatttcGTAGCAGGGAGTTTACATCTTAAATTGTTTGCTCACTATCTCATAGGGTCTAAGAGTGTTTCTCGAAGATAGAATCCGTTCAACCTTTGAAAACCTCACAGGTCGTTTGAAAACACATACCGCAATTTTTGAAGACACTTTCTGATTCCTCAGTCTCCTTTATCCAGCCGAACACAAAAATATCCAGACTGCTGCTccataaaaaagtgttttgacTCATTCATAAGCGTGACTCTTTTTGAATCGAAAAAAAGGCAGCAGGAAGTGACAGATTTTTGTAGTCCCAGTAGAGGTGAGAGGAGACTGTCACTTCCGGTTaccatgttttccttttttgctgaaataaaCAATAGTCAGCTAAACAAGGAAACACATTGAGCTGGGCTAAACTAACAATTAATGTATGTCTGTTGGTATACTACAATTATATTACATTGCTTACATagttcaaagtaaaagttttcagtctgACTGGCTATAGTAAAATCCAGCAAGAATCAAACATGACCATCTTTAGCCATTTATTCTATTGGCTTTTGCCAAGATTCTATTCTTATGAACTCCGCCCTGCATGTACTAAAGAACAATTCTGCTTTTAGTCTTTTACTGCATGTTATCATTAACACATTCACAATATGGCATATAAGTGAAAGACatgatgaatttatttttctaaaaggCAAACTTTGATCTTGATTTAAGATGTGCTACAATGAACCacaggaaataataaaaaaaaaaatctgttagaTGATCAAGGTACCAAAATACTTAGAGAGAAGATAACcttattttcaaacaaaaagaTGTAAACTGTCCTTACTCAAAGTGAAGGATCTGTCCATTTAACAGTTTTTGCACAAATGTTGTCTCATTAATTAAGCTTTATTGCACAATTGCACCTCTAGGGGGAGGCCAGGTACAGCAGATGTGAACACTTCAGAATGCAGGTCCAGCAGCAATTGTGGAATGGTTGGTTTGTTGAGCCAATTAGCTCAATTACTCAACCAGCCAATTTTATCTGGCTGACACACATTGACTTTAGTGACTCAGGTGAAACCATAAAGTGGAATCCTTGCTTAAGAGCTCATAGCAGATATGCAACTTGTTTGTAATTACTGCTACATAAGATCCACTGAATCAAGTCTGACATGCATGCAAGCATACTGTCTACTCATTTAAACGAGCATGTCTACTGGATATTTGGAAGTGATAATCATCCTCTAACCTTTATAAATAttgctatttttaaatgtgcCACATAGCCCCTAAAATGGCTTTTCAGAATCAGCACTAAAAAAAAGGATTAAGTATGTGCAATGCCAAGATGTCGCATctgagacaaaaaataaacaccacAGGCACGTCACATTTTTGCACTCTTTGTTCATACATTAAGTTTTTCAGCAATCGTTGTTTTTGACATTGATACAGTGCAAATACACAATAGCACAACAGACACCATTAAGGATAGATACTACTTTTTAAAGTCAATACAGCAGATTTTAACAatttgcatgtttgcattttttttttcttttgctaaatataaatatgtttgtCCTCCATTTAAGCCTTCCATGTTCAACAGACAACTGGTCGGGACCCTTTAACACAGAGAAGCGTTTGGAAATCAATGGCAAGTCATTTTCCAAGTGTGGTCGGCAACGTCTGCAAGGTCATGACAAGTGGTGAAGCAGGGCACTGTCAGCATCTGTTTCCCATCATGCCCAGGCGTAGTGTGATCATCTGAGTCAGGCAGTCTAATCAGcttcattcatacatttttcaacTATGCGGTCatactgaatacattttagCCATACTGTAAACCGGTACTGATGTTAAACATGTCTTCTTTGTCTTGATATGCATATTATATTAAGAAAGAGATAACCTAAGACCTGAGAAATTATCGCATTTTGCAATGTAAGACACAGAGGATACAGTGCCGTTCACCCCGTCACTTCACATTAACCACCAACACTCATCAGCTTCACACACTCACCAGtgtctcaaactttttctttgacagatgaaaacaaaacaacaaacattgaCGACAGACGGACAAAAACATACTCAGATGGCTCAAGTTAACGCTGACTCCATCCATCTTCATATGTACCGATtaatttccatccatccatccatccattttctaccgcttggtccccgttagggggtcgcgggtgactggagcctatcccagtgacttcgggccttaggcagggcacaccctggacagtggccaactcgtcgcagggcgaacacagacacagacaaggacagacaaccattcactcacacattcattcaatacgggcaatttagagttatcaattaacctacacatgcatgtctttggacggtgggaggaagccggagaacccggagagaacccacggtaacacggggaggacatgcagactccacccagagagattgtgtgatgttggtccggtccgggaatcgaacccacgaacccacgatctccttattgggaggcaggagctgtagccgctctgccaccgtgcaccccccgATTAATTTCGTTTTTTAATATAAAGTAAACATATGCTTGTggcagatgtattttttttaatctggtgattttgtcattttgttataTTCTAGGTTTTAAAAACTATTCATGGTGAATTCAAAACGGGGCTTTTAAACTTCAGGTGGACAACTTGTGATGGCTTCTGATCATGGCGGCGCTGCTTCCTCAGCATCACTCAACGGAGACGTCACCTCCATTGAGGCATTTTAGAGCTGCATATTAATAGTAATGCTCAAGCACAAACACCAGCCAGCCCCCCCTCCCatccccaccccaccccaccagCCCCAATGCCACCTCTCTATCATCCATCTTTCATTCCTACAACCCTTACCCAACCCTAACAGATTCTCTAAAGTCACTGGTCCCTGCTCTCAATTTCCAActccttttttcttcattttctccctTCTTCCCATACTTATGGCATTTGTTTACTCGCTCTTCTTGGTGACAGCCGTGGGCGATGATTTGGACTTGCCGATGTAAGCCTCGACGAAGAACTGGACAAAGAGCACAAAGTAGCTGAGGTACATGAGGGAGGACCACACAATGTTCTGCATGTGGGATGGACACTCCTGGCCCTGCTGCATCCACGAGTACACCAGGTAGTTGACCACACAGCCCATCAGCATCTGGGTGATCTGGGTCAGTGTGATGAACATAGCGAACTTGCGCGACACCTTGAAGCCAGCCGCCCGCAAGGCGTAATAAGAGTACATGACGGCGTGGACCAAGTAGTTCATGGTCATGAACCATCCGCCGCCAGCCACCATGTCTTTGTAGGAGTACCAGGAGTAGAGCAGCACGGTGATGTGGTGGTACCAGTGGAGGAAGATGAGCTTCTGTTTCCTCAGGACAATGAAGAGAGTGTCACCTGCAGGAAATTGGGTTGTTCAAGAGATGGAAGATGGAAGTTTATGGAGAGCATGGGGAGGAGGGGAATAAAGAAAAGGGGGGTTGAATGAAGGGGCAGGAACAGGAGGAAAGGGTATATCATTACCACTGGCTCATTTAAAACCACTGGCTGTGATTCAGGTTCTTCTCAAATATGCAGAAAATATTGGCTAAATGAACTATGTAAAACCACAAAGCTGTTGACACACAGAGTAGTGCTGAAATGTTtgaaacaaatgtttgaaaCAACTGAACTAGCTGcccaataaataataaacagaaacacaagtgaCAGCAAAAGCTGTATTTACTGCACCCATTTATTACACATTATAATGCTGACATTGACAAGTGTTTAACAATAAACCAATATTATaaatgcagacagaaagaaaacaaaccattATTGGAAAAAAACTTGCCTACCTTTAAGTTTACcctcagtatttttaaaaatgtatttcttctcACCTGCTACAACGTTATAAGCAAATTACTGtaatttcacttattttgtatCAGTGATTGCcagtgtttaaaatgatttgtttattttagaaaaaatatttctgattaaaCTAGAAAACTTCTCTAAGTCTCTAGTCTAAGGAACTCTCATTACTGTGTCTACATTATACTCAGTACCCGTGAGCTTATGTTTCCCTTTTCAAACTGATTTAATATTGTGAcaactgtacatttttttaatgtatcatattttattctATATACATATGATATTATATTCCTATATTTTAACTTCtgcactattttatgtcttaGATTCTCTTTTacttgtgtgattttctttttatacatattgtCTGAGCATTGTTGGGGGGAGCCTGAGAACTAAGAATTTCATTGCCAATGATTGCTCCACCgtaattgttgtgcatatgacaTTAAAGAACTTGAAACCTGTTTGAAATGGCAGAAAATTACCAATAATGCCACTCCTTACTACACTGTATGACCACGAtgtgcatttgtgcatgtgGTAAAACAGTCAGCAGGAGCATGCTATTTGTGAGGTTACTGCAGTATACTATAAGCCTGTTTGTAATTATATCTGcctaatgtgtatgtgtttagtCTAACATTGGGTTACACTACAACTGACAATAGAACAGTTGTGATGAATGGATGACTCAATTATTATAATTGCAGTTCACTAACATGCCTTTGCTGTTTGGCAGTATTAGGTCTCAACTGTCTGAAAGCAACATCAGTACAGAGCACCAGCTTCATGCACGACATTATCACAATGAAATTaatccaaaacaaaactttacttGGTGGTCGATTTACTTGGGCAAGATGGTTTATGGGAGACACTATATTATACCCAGTACACAGACAAAATGAGACATGCCATAAAAAGGTCTTGACTTACCCAGTTCTGGTGCTTTACTAAGTACAAAGGCGTATGCCCAGAACTTGCTGACAGGCCCGTTGTAAAAGCTCTGGTCACAAACTGACTGTTTAAGCCCTTTCGTCATCAGGATGTACGTCATGTAACTCCCAGTACGGATGGCACCAAATATACTACAagcacaaagagacaaaacagacaaaagaaatcATCAAAGATGGAAAATGTGTAGTTATTTCATTACTGTAGTTAATATGTGAAGTCATGCCATGTGTGTCGGTATTAGCTGCAACTTAACAGTAATGTGTTAAAATGCAGTGCAGCACTTTTAGACCCGCACAGAATCCCATGTtaattaaactgcatttttagTTGGTTTGAAATAAACCATGACTTTTTAtatcctatatatatatatatatatatatatatatatatatatatatatatatatatatatatatatatatatatatatatatatatatatatatatatatatatatatatatatatattaagcCCAGCAATAAGCAGGTCTAAGTTTCCCCACACAGACCAAATGCTCAAACGTTGAGCCACAGGAAAAGGACCAGTATGACTGAGTAAAGgaaatttaaagtaaatgtgGTCAAATGCAGGTGCAAATGCCACCagaaccatgacatgacacagaTATGATCTAGCTGTCTGTTTATGCTTTCTCACCTGAACACAGCAAGCGTGAGCGACCATAGCACCAGCGGTTTCCTCAGCTCAAACTTCTCCCTCTGTTTCATGACATGGCGGCCCCCGAGGATAAAGGCAGCGTAGagtgcagagaagagaaaggacTTCTTcctgtaaacacaaaacaaaagagatTACAATTAAccttttttgacttttcattgCCTTTACCTACACAGGTTCATGTGCTGATTATGTTTGGTCTCTTTCAGCAATGCTCTGCTTAATATTCATACTATCACATAATGTTAACACTGGGCAGGTTTTAATTAGCTCCTGAACAGACCTTCTGCAACAAATGTGAGGGGTCAACAAGATGAAATagcaaaaatgtaacaaaaatagTGAAAGGCTAATATATAAAAGAagacatgaaaatgaaatcgTAAAGTCCAGGAGCAATCTGACATGTTAGCAACAAACagcaattaatcaattagaaATCCATCCTAAAATTAAAGAAGCTATTCACCACGAACATTGCATTTCTTGGCCCATGTAACTACACACTTTATGCACATCACAAAATGATGACTAACCGAATGTTTTCGAAGGGGGACTTTTCCTTTATGGACTTCAGATAAACGCATTTTGACAGTAGTTACTAAGGTAGTAGTGAGTGTCATTCGTGTCCTTAAACCCAAAATTTCTAGgtttgaaaagaaatgtataCACCCAAAGGTCTGCTTCTCTAACTGCTTCTCTTGCAGCAGCGCCACTATAATA is from Siniperca chuatsi isolate FFG_IHB_CAS linkage group LG8, ASM2008510v1, whole genome shotgun sequence and encodes:
- the elovl6 gene encoding elongation of very long chain fatty acids protein 6, with translation MSVLALQEYEFERQFNEDEAIRWMQENWKKSFLFSALYAAFILGGRHVMKQREKFELRKPLVLWSLTLAVFSIFGAIRTGSYMTYILMTKGLKQSVCDQSFYNGPVSKFWAYAFVLSKAPELGDTLFIVLRKQKLIFLHWYHHITVLLYSWYSYKDMVAGGGWFMTMNYLVHAVMYSYYALRAAGFKVSRKFAMFITLTQITQMLMGCVVNYLVYSWMQQGQECPSHMQNIVWSSLMYLSYFVLFVQFFVEAYIGKSKSSPTAVTKKSE